A single genomic interval of Mucilaginibacter boryungensis harbors:
- a CDS encoding DUF922 domain-containing protein has protein sequence MYIKKGLTLLLLLFLCVPLKVCAQFIDWDAHRPLTWADFEGKFDKANPFDSYTLANVSYTYHWQKGDRLLSYQFKIKNVLLKDSSWVRKNKETPALLKHEQLHFDIAELYARKLLLAFNAKIYTANYDQEIKNIYARILKDTRDMQARYDLETDHSKNKAEQAQ, from the coding sequence ATGTATATCAAAAAAGGATTAACCTTATTGCTGCTGCTATTTTTGTGCGTGCCTTTAAAGGTTTGCGCGCAATTTATTGACTGGGATGCCCACCGGCCCCTCACCTGGGCCGATTTTGAAGGAAAGTTTGATAAGGCCAACCCGTTTGATTCGTACACCCTGGCCAATGTTAGTTACACCTACCACTGGCAAAAAGGCGACAGGTTGTTATCCTACCAATTCAAGATAAAGAATGTGCTGCTTAAAGATTCATCGTGGGTGCGCAAAAATAAGGAGACGCCTGCGCTGCTAAAGCACGAGCAACTGCATTTTGATATTGCCGAACTGTATGCCCGCAAGCTGCTATTGGCTTTTAACGCTAAAATTTACACCGCTAACTACGATCAGGAGATAAAAAATATTTATGCACGGATACTAAAAGATACGCGCGATATGCAGGCCCGGTACGATTTGGAAACCGATCACTCAAAAAATAAGGCGGAGCAGGCACAGTAG